Proteins encoded within one genomic window of Tamandua tetradactyla isolate mTamTet1 chromosome 11, mTamTet1.pri, whole genome shotgun sequence:
- the WDR18 gene encoding WD repeat-containing protein 18 isoform X1, translated as MTHFRGSEAGKMAAPMEVAVCTDSAAQLWSCIVWELHSGANLLTYRGGQAGPRGLALLNGEYLLAAQLGKNYISAWELQRKDQLQQKIMCPGPVTCLTVAPNGLYVLAGVSESIYLWEVSTGNLLVILSRHYQDVSCLQFTGDSSHFLSGGKDCLVLVWGLCSVLQGDPSRIPAPRHVWSHHTLPITDLHCGFGGALARVATASLDQTVKLWEVSSGELLLSVLFDVGIVAVTMDLAEHHIFCGGSDGSIFQVDLCTWPGPREKTFQPEQENGKIFRGHRNQVTCLSVSSDGSLLLSGSHDETVRLWDIQSRQCVRTLTLKGPVTNAVIMLAPLAMLSSDLRPSLPLPHFNKHLLGAEHGDEQHRGGLTLRLGLHQQGSEPSYLERTEQLHAVLCRTMEKNVLGGQEQLRIRVTELEEETRSLRKINRDLFDFSTRVITRPK; from the exons ATGACGCACTTCCGGGGCAGCGAAGCAGGCAAGATGGCGGCGCCCATGGAGGTAGCGGTGTGTACGGATTCGGCGGCCCAGCTCTGGAGCTGCATCGTGTGGGAGCTGCACTCGGGCGCCAACCTGCTCACGTACCGCGGCGGCCAGGCCGGGCCTCGAGGGCTGGCGCTGCTGAACGGCGAGTACCTGCTGGCGGCGCAGCTGGGCAAGAACTACATCAGCGCCTGGGAGCTGCAGCGGAAG GACCAGCTCCAGCAGAAGATCATGTGCCCAGGGCCGGTCACCTGCCTGACCGTGGCGCCTAACGGCCTGTACGTGCTGGCCGGGGTTTCAGAGAGCATATACCTGTGGGAG GTGTCCACAGGGAACCTTCTGGTCATTCTGAGCCGCCACTACCAGGATGTCTCGTGCCTGCAGTTCACAGGGGACAGCAGCCACTTCCTCTCTGGGGGCAAGGACTGCCTGGTGCTGGTGTGGGGTCTCTGCAG tgtGCTACAGGGAGACCCCTCCAGGATCCCCGCCCCCCGGCACGTCTGGTCTCACCACACGCTCCCCATCACAGACCTGCACTGCGGCTTTGGGGGGGCCCTGGCCCGGGTGGCCACTGCCTCGCTGGACCAGACAGTGAAG CTCTGGGAGGTGTCTTCGGGCGAGCTGCTGCTCTCGGTGCTGTTTGACGTGGGCATCGTGGCCGTGACCATGGACCTGGCCGAGCACCACATCTTCTGTGGTGGCAGCGACGGCTCCATCTTCCAGGTCGACCTCTGCACCTGG CCCGGGCCAAGAGAGAAGACCTTCCAGCCGGAGCAGGAGAACGGGAAGATCTTCAGAGGACACAG GAACCAGGTGACCTGTTTGTCCGTGTCCTCCGACGGCAGCCTGCTCCTCTCGGGCTCCCACGACGAGACCGTGCGCCTGTGGGACATTCAGAGCAGGCAGTGCGTGCGGACCCTCACCCTTAAAG gccctgtTACCAATGCCGTCATCATGCTGGCACCCCTGGCTATGCTCAGCTCTGACCTCAGGCCCAGCCTGCCTCTGCCTCACTTCAACAAGCACCTGCTGGGCGCCGAGCATGGGGATGAGCAGCACCGCGGGGGCCTGACCCTGCGCCTGGGCCTGCATCAGCAG GGATCGGAGCCCAGCTACCTGGAGCGCACTGAGCAGCTGCACGCGGTCCTGTGCCGCACCATGGAGAAG AACGTGCTAGGCGGCCAGGAGCAGCTGCGCATCCGCGTGACGGAGCTGGAGGAGGAGACGCGCAGCCTGCGCAAGATCAACCGCGACCTCTTCGACTTCTCCACGCGTGTCATCACGCGGCCCAAGTGA
- the WDR18 gene encoding WD repeat-containing protein 18 isoform X2, which translates to MLNHVNHGDARDIRFEAVALEERETKAEQAPPRLSTTAPWVSTGNLLVILSRHYQDVSCLQFTGDSSHFLSGGKDCLVLVWGLCSVLQGDPSRIPAPRHVWSHHTLPITDLHCGFGGALARVATASLDQTVKLWEVSSGELLLSVLFDVGIVAVTMDLAEHHIFCGGSDGSIFQVDLCTWPGPREKTFQPEQENGKIFRGHRNQVTCLSVSSDGSLLLSGSHDETVRLWDIQSRQCVRTLTLKGPVTNAVIMLAPLAMLSSDLRPSLPLPHFNKHLLGAEHGDEQHRGGLTLRLGLHQQGSEPSYLERTEQLHAVLCRTMEKNVLGGQEQLRIRVTELEEETRSLRKINRDLFDFSTRVITRPK; encoded by the exons ATGTTGAACCATGTCAACCATGGAGATGCAAGGGACATTCGTTTTGAGGCCGTAGCTCTGGAAGAAAGGGAGACCAAGGCAGAGCAGGCCCCTCCCAGGCTATCTACCACAGCACCATGG GTGTCCACAGGGAACCTTCTGGTCATTCTGAGCCGCCACTACCAGGATGTCTCGTGCCTGCAGTTCACAGGGGACAGCAGCCACTTCCTCTCTGGGGGCAAGGACTGCCTGGTGCTGGTGTGGGGTCTCTGCAG tgtGCTACAGGGAGACCCCTCCAGGATCCCCGCCCCCCGGCACGTCTGGTCTCACCACACGCTCCCCATCACAGACCTGCACTGCGGCTTTGGGGGGGCCCTGGCCCGGGTGGCCACTGCCTCGCTGGACCAGACAGTGAAG CTCTGGGAGGTGTCTTCGGGCGAGCTGCTGCTCTCGGTGCTGTTTGACGTGGGCATCGTGGCCGTGACCATGGACCTGGCCGAGCACCACATCTTCTGTGGTGGCAGCGACGGCTCCATCTTCCAGGTCGACCTCTGCACCTGG CCCGGGCCAAGAGAGAAGACCTTCCAGCCGGAGCAGGAGAACGGGAAGATCTTCAGAGGACACAG GAACCAGGTGACCTGTTTGTCCGTGTCCTCCGACGGCAGCCTGCTCCTCTCGGGCTCCCACGACGAGACCGTGCGCCTGTGGGACATTCAGAGCAGGCAGTGCGTGCGGACCCTCACCCTTAAAG gccctgtTACCAATGCCGTCATCATGCTGGCACCCCTGGCTATGCTCAGCTCTGACCTCAGGCCCAGCCTGCCTCTGCCTCACTTCAACAAGCACCTGCTGGGCGCCGAGCATGGGGATGAGCAGCACCGCGGGGGCCTGACCCTGCGCCTGGGCCTGCATCAGCAG GGATCGGAGCCCAGCTACCTGGAGCGCACTGAGCAGCTGCACGCGGTCCTGTGCCGCACCATGGAGAAG AACGTGCTAGGCGGCCAGGAGCAGCTGCGCATCCGCGTGACGGAGCTGGAGGAGGAGACGCGCAGCCTGCGCAAGATCAACCGCGACCTCTTCGACTTCTCCACGCGTGTCATCACGCGGCCCAAGTGA
- the WDR18 gene encoding WD repeat-containing protein 18 isoform X3, which yields MCPGPVTCLTVAPNGLYVLAGVSESIYLWEVSTGNLLVILSRHYQDVSCLQFTGDSSHFLSGGKDCLVLVWGLCSVLQGDPSRIPAPRHVWSHHTLPITDLHCGFGGALARVATASLDQTVKLWEVSSGELLLSVLFDVGIVAVTMDLAEHHIFCGGSDGSIFQVDLCTWPGPREKTFQPEQENGKIFRGHRNQVTCLSVSSDGSLLLSGSHDETVRLWDIQSRQCVRTLTLKGPVTNAVIMLAPLAMLSSDLRPSLPLPHFNKHLLGAEHGDEQHRGGLTLRLGLHQQGSEPSYLERTEQLHAVLCRTMEKNVLGGQEQLRIRVTELEEETRSLRKINRDLFDFSTRVITRPK from the exons ATGTGCCCAGGGCCGGTCACCTGCCTGACCGTGGCGCCTAACGGCCTGTACGTGCTGGCCGGGGTTTCAGAGAGCATATACCTGTGGGAG GTGTCCACAGGGAACCTTCTGGTCATTCTGAGCCGCCACTACCAGGATGTCTCGTGCCTGCAGTTCACAGGGGACAGCAGCCACTTCCTCTCTGGGGGCAAGGACTGCCTGGTGCTGGTGTGGGGTCTCTGCAG tgtGCTACAGGGAGACCCCTCCAGGATCCCCGCCCCCCGGCACGTCTGGTCTCACCACACGCTCCCCATCACAGACCTGCACTGCGGCTTTGGGGGGGCCCTGGCCCGGGTGGCCACTGCCTCGCTGGACCAGACAGTGAAG CTCTGGGAGGTGTCTTCGGGCGAGCTGCTGCTCTCGGTGCTGTTTGACGTGGGCATCGTGGCCGTGACCATGGACCTGGCCGAGCACCACATCTTCTGTGGTGGCAGCGACGGCTCCATCTTCCAGGTCGACCTCTGCACCTGG CCCGGGCCAAGAGAGAAGACCTTCCAGCCGGAGCAGGAGAACGGGAAGATCTTCAGAGGACACAG GAACCAGGTGACCTGTTTGTCCGTGTCCTCCGACGGCAGCCTGCTCCTCTCGGGCTCCCACGACGAGACCGTGCGCCTGTGGGACATTCAGAGCAGGCAGTGCGTGCGGACCCTCACCCTTAAAG gccctgtTACCAATGCCGTCATCATGCTGGCACCCCTGGCTATGCTCAGCTCTGACCTCAGGCCCAGCCTGCCTCTGCCTCACTTCAACAAGCACCTGCTGGGCGCCGAGCATGGGGATGAGCAGCACCGCGGGGGCCTGACCCTGCGCCTGGGCCTGCATCAGCAG GGATCGGAGCCCAGCTACCTGGAGCGCACTGAGCAGCTGCACGCGGTCCTGTGCCGCACCATGGAGAAG AACGTGCTAGGCGGCCAGGAGCAGCTGCGCATCCGCGTGACGGAGCTGGAGGAGGAGACGCGCAGCCTGCGCAAGATCAACCGCGACCTCTTCGACTTCTCCACGCGTGTCATCACGCGGCCCAAGTGA